Genomic DNA from Gemmatimonadales bacterium:
CGTCACCGTCGCGTTCACCGAGCGGGAGCAGCACGACCGGATGGCCGCCCTCAATCTGCTCGTGGTGCTCGCGGGTTTCGCGGTTCTCGGCATCCTCCTCAAGCGCGGCTTGGCGACGCAAGGCGGTCATGGCTCGCTCGGCGAGGAGTCGCCGAGCAGCACGACGTTCGCCAACGTCGCGGGGAACGAGGGCACGGTCGCCGAGCTCAAGGAGGTCGTCGAATTCCTCCGCGACCCCGAGAAGTTCGGCCGGATCGGCGCGCGGGCGCCCAAGGGCGTGCTGATGTTCGGGCCGCCGGGGACGGGCAAGACGCTCATGGCGCGGGCCGTGGCCGGCGAGGCCGGCGTGCCGTTCTTCGCGATCTCGGGCTCCGAAGTGACCGGATTTCTCGTGGGCCTGGGCGTCGCGCGCGTCAAGAATCTCTTCCGCCGGGCGCGGAAGCGCGGCGGGGTCATCTTCATCGATGAGATCGACGCCATCGGCAGCCGGCGCGGGGCCAACCGGAGCCACAACGAGGACGACCGCACGCTCAACCAGCTCCTGGTGGAGATGGACGGCTTCTCCCAGCGCGAGGGCGTGCTGGTGATCGGGGCGACGAACCGGCCCGAAGACCTCGATCCGGCGCTCCGGCGTCCGGGGCGGTTCGATCGAAGTGTCTCCGTGGGCCTGCCGAGCGCGGACGAGCGCGAGGCGATCCTGCGGCTGCACGTGCTTGAGCGCGCGGTGCCGGTGGGGCAGGACGTCGATCTGGGCCGGCTTGCCCGCCTCATGCCGCAATCGAGCGGCGCCGATCTCGCCAACCTGGTGAACGAGGCGGCGATCGTGGCCGCGCGGCAGGGTGCCGTTGCCGTCGCGTGGGGACACATCGAGTCGGCGCGCGACCGGCTGCTGCTCGGCAAGGAGCGCACGGGATTCCGCGCGTCGGACGGGGAGTGGCAGATCGTCGCGGTGCACGAGGCGGGACACGCGCTGGCCGGCGTGCTGTGCTGCCCGGAGGACGGGCTGCACAAGGTGACGATCCAGCCGCGCGGCCAGGCGATGGGCGTGGCGTTCTTCTCGCCGGCCGACGACCTCCACCTGCACTCGCGGCGCTACCTCGAAAGCCAGATCCTCAAGGGACTGGCAGGGCGCGCGGCTGAGGAGATCGTGTTCGGGCCGGCGCTCGTGACAAGCGGCGCCCGGAGCGACTTGCAGCAGACGACGCGGATCGCAAAGGAGATGGTCTACAGCCTCGGCATGGGCCAGAGCACCGGGCTCGTGGCGTACGATCCGGCGCTGCCGCTCAGCACCGAAACGCACGCAACGATGGACCGGGACGTGAAGGAGATCATCGAGGGACTGTACGCGCGGGTGCGGCAGCTCATCGAGACGCACCGCGCTGCTCTGGAGGCTCTGGCGCGGGCACTGCTCGAGCGGGAGACGATCGGCGGAGAGGAAGCGGTCGCGATCCTCGCGGCCAACGGAGCAGAACCGGCCACGTACGCGAGCTGAGCTCGCGCGCCCCACCGGGCGCGGCGGGTCGCTCGGCGCCGGTCATCGCCGCGTCGGCCATGGTCGAGAGGATGAGCGCGCCGAGCGCGATGAGCACGAGGCCGGCGCGGATCGCGTGCAGGTCCTCCCAGCGGTTGCGGTACTCGGGCCAGTTGGCCGGCATCGTCTGGGGATTCCACGAGGCGATTTCTACGCTCAACGGGTGGATGCCGGCCACCCACACCAGAATCATCGCGACGAAGCAGATGAGCGCCAGCACCGCGAGCCCGAATGGCCGCGGCCGGCGGCGCAACTGCACGGCAAGCGCCAAGGTCGCGGCGAGCGCGCCCAGCTCCAGCAACGTGAAGGTGAACCCGGCGCTCCGGTAGAGCACCTGCTGCGCATCGAGCCACACGGCGGCGGAGAGATCGGCGGCACCGGGCGCCTCGATGGCGTGCGAGCACACCGCACCCGCCGCGAGCGCCGTGAGCATGAGGCTCGTGAACCACGCGACGCGAAGCGGCGTCGACGCGCCACCGGAATCGTCCGCATACGAGACGTGCCCATCCGGGTCCGGATGGGCACGCTGCATTTGGGGCTCTGACCACGTACTCACACGGTTCGCCGGCTGCTGCCGACGATAGCGTGGTAGATTAGCAGGAGCACGACCGCGCCGATGATGGCCACGATGAGGCTCCAGACGTTGAACCCGGTGACGCCTGCCGTGCCGAAGCGGTTGAAGATCCACCCGCCCACGACCGCGCCGATGATACCGAGGATGATGTCCACGACAACGCCTTCGCCGGTCTTGTTCACGATCTTGCTCGCGATCCAGCCCGCGATGAGGCCCAGGATGATCCAGGCGATGATCGACATGCGAGTTTCCTCCCCCGAGGGGCGATCCGATGGGGCCGGGAGTCGGCCGGCGTCGGTCGCCTGCGCATTGATGGTACGCCGGCTCGGGAATGTGCGACGTGACGGGCGGGCGCGGAGCGCCGTGACCGGGGTCACGGAGAGGGCGCAAGTCGAGCCAGCGCAACCTCGAGTGTGGCGAACCGGGCGCGTGCCTCAGCGCGCGTGATCTCGACGAAGCGGACCGGCTCGCCGGGGCGGCGCTGCGCCAGGCGCCCGAGATCGGCGGTGGCAACGACGGCGATGACCGGGTACCCGCCCACGGTGGGACCGTCGTTCATGAGGACGATGGGCGCGCCACCCGGGGGGAGTTGGACGGAGCCGGGAAGGCTCGGGACGGAAGGGGAATCGGGGGGTGAGTCGATGGGGAGCAAGGGGGTTTCGAAGCGGTAGCCCATGCGGCTCACGTAAGGGGAAAGGCGGCACTCGGAGAGGAGGCGAGCCCAGGCGTGGATGGGAAGGAGTTGGCGGGCGGGGCCGGGCATGACGGCGATGGGGTCGGGGTTGAAAGGGGACAGGGAGGCGGTACGGGCGGCAGAGGCGGCAAAGGCGGTAGGGGATACAGGCCCGGCATCTCGATGCCTGGGAGAGGCGCCGAGTGGCAGTTGGTCGCCGGTGCGGAGAAGGCGACCTTGGAGGCCGCCGAAATGAGCCGGCAAATACGTCGAACGGCTGCCGAGGGACAGGGGAACGGCTACGCCGCCGGCAACGGAGAAGTAGAGCCAGGCGCCGGTGGTGAACGAGTCGACGCGGAGCACGTCGCCGGCGGCGGCCGAGAGCGGTTGCCAATTCTCGGCGGGGCGGCCGGAAAGCTCGGCGGTGACGGCGGCGCCGGTGAGGGTGAAGCGGGTTGGGCGATCGAAGCGCAGCTCGCCGGCGCCGATGTACCACTCGATCGCAGCGGCGTCCGGCGGGTTTCCGACGAGGAGGTTGCCCGCAGCGAGCGATACCGGGTCCATTGCGCCCCCCGGCGGGACGCCCGCGGCGCGATGCCCCTGGCGCCCCGTGTCCTGCACCGTGGCGAATGGCGGCGCCGCGACGATCGTGATCACGCGTCGAGCGGCTCGAAGCGGATCCGGTCGCCGGCGGCGAGGAGATTCGGCGGGTCGCTGGTCGGGTCGAAGAGCATGACGTCGGTGTGGCCGATCAGATGCCAGCCGCCGGGCGTTTCGAACGGATAGATACCGGTCTGCGCGCCCGCGACTGCGACGCTTCCGGCCGGCACACGGCGGCGCGGCTCCGCCCGTCGCGGGAGCACGAGCGCCGGGTCGAGCGGACCGAGATAGGCGAAGCCGGGGACGAAACCGAGGAAGCACACCTCGTAAGTCGGAGACGCATGGCGGCGGACCACCTCGCGTTGCGAGAGGCCGGTCCGCTCCGCGACTTCGGCGAGATCGGGGCCGGCATAGCGGACGGGGATGACATGGAGGCGGCCACGCGGGTCGTGAGTGTCATCTGTTTCCGGCGCGCCGAGCAGCGCGCGCAGCACCGGCTCGATGCCATCGGGATCGGCCGAGCGCGGATCGAAGTACACCGTCACGGTGCCGTATGCGGAGACGACATCGCGCACCCCAGGGAGCATGCGCCTCCGCACACGCGCGGCAAATCGCGCGGCGAGGGCGCTCGTCGCGGGCGCCGCTCCTTCGGCGAGCGTCACGGCAAGTGCAGAATCGCCGAGCGGCGCGATGACCGGAGCCATGGCTCAGCGCGCGAACGGCGCCACGGCGATTCCCTCGGCCTCAAACCGCGCCCGGACGGCGCGGAGCAGCTCCGCCGCATGTCGCCCGTCGCCGTGGATGCAGAGCGAATCGGCGGCGACGGGGACGTCGGTGCCGTCGACCGCCTTGACCAATCCCTCGCGCACGATGCGCACGGCGCGCTCGGCCGCGGCGACGGGGTCCGAGGCGAGGGCGCCCTCACGGCCGCGGGGCACCAGGATGCCGTCGGGCCCATAGCCCCGATCGATGAATGCCTCGCGCCGGGCCTCGAGGCCGGCACTGCGGGCCGCGGCGAGGAGCGCGCTACCCTCAGGGCCGAGCACCGTAAGCTCGCGGTCGAGATCGTGAATGGCAGCGGCAAACGCGCGGGCCGCGTCGCGATCGCGCGCGAGCCGGTGATAAAGCGCGCCGTGCGGCTTCACGTAACGAACCCGTGTGCCCGCCGCGCGGGCCACCGCGTCGAGCGCACCAACCTGATAGAGCGCATAGGCCGCGATCTCCGCGGGAGAGGCGTCGAGCTCGCGCCGGCCGAACCCCTGAAGATCGGGATAGCCGGGGTGCGCGCCGATCGCGACGCCATGGGCCGCCGCTAGCGCCACTGTTTCCCGCATCCGCACCGGGTCGCCCGCGTGAAAACCACAGGCGATATTGGCCGAGGTCACGAGAGGGAGGAGCTCGGCATCTGCAGCGGGGGCCCAGATGCCGAAGCCTTCGCCCAGGTCGGCGTTCAGGTCGATCGTGGTGCTGGCAGGAGTGGGGGTCGGCACTTGGTAAAGATGAAGGCGGCGGGGCGGATCTGAAACAAAGCGGAGTTGGGGCTCGTTCCTGTCTGCAACGATTCGAGTTCCCGGAGCAGAGAGGTAGCCATGAGGCGCTATTGGATCCGTATCGCGGTTGGGGCCGTTCTGGTGTTCGTCGTCGGCATGGGGCTGATCGCGGCGGTTCACCACGGCGTCCTGCGCGCAAAGACGCTGGCGCATTCGACCGAACCGGTCGACATCCCGCTGGCCATGTTGCCGTTCCAGGTGGACGGCTCCAAGCTCGGAACCCTGCGCGGTATCGAGTTCACGCGCAGCGCGCCGGACGACGTGACCGGCATGCGAGTGAGCGTGCGCCTCTCCGACTCCGGAAAGGCCAAGCTGCTCGACGGCTGCGTGCTCGCGATCGGGTCGGCGAACGTCCAGTCCGACGCCAGAAGTCTCGGGTTCCGCTGTCTGCGGGGTGGAGATTCGTCGCTCGCGGGGCTCAAGCGCTTCGGCGAGGTAGTTCTGCAGCCGGGGGGCGTGGTGCTATCGGTGATGGTCCCTCGCGATCGCTGATCTCGCTCGCGGGCTTGCCTCCCGCCGCATCCGACGCGCAGCTTGAAGCGTAGTTCACGCGTCGATAGGAGCAGGCAAGCGCCATGGCAAAAGAGCAGGTCGCGTCCGCGGATCTGCCGGTGAACGTCCAGCCCGGCGGGAATGCGCGGAGCGGAACCTATCGCAACGTCATTCGGATTGTGCTCGCGGTCGCGGCGACGGTCGCCTTCATTCTGCTCGGCCGCAAACTCGGCGCCTACGTACCGGCGTTCACGGCGTGGGTCCACGGGCTCGGGGCCTGGGGCCCGATCGCGTTCATCGCCGGTTACGTCGCCGCCACTATCGCGTTCGTTCCGGGTTCGCTGCTCACCCTTGCCGCGGGCGCAATCTTCGGCCTGCTGCTCGGCACCCTCTACGTCTTCATCGGCGCCTCGCTCGGTGCCACGGCGGCGTTTCTCATCGCGCGATACCTGGCACGCGGCGCGGTGGAGCGAAAGCTCGAGGGCAATGAGAGGTTCGCGGCCATCGACCGCGCCATCGGGCGTGAGGGGCGGAAGATCGTCCTCCTGCTTCGGCTCTCGCCGGTATTTCCATTCAACCTGCTCAACTACGGACTCGGGCTCACGCAGGTGCGGCTCGGCGACTACGTCGTCGCCTGCGTCGGCATGCTGCCGGGCACCATTCTCTACGTCTATTCCGGCATGATCGTGGGCGATGTGGCCGCGCTCGCCGGCGGTGCCGCCCCTCAGCACGGCCCAGGCTACTACGGGGTGCTCGCGCTGGGCGCCGCGGCGACGCTCGTGGTTACGACCATCGTGACCCGTGCCGCCCGCCGCGCTCTTCGCGAAGTGACCGATGACGCCGGCCGCCCCAACGCATAGCGCCGCGGGCACCGTGGCGGCGGAGGCCGGCCCGGTGCGGGTCGAGCCGTTCGACCGGTACAACCGCGCGCTCGTCGCCAATGCGCACCCGGACGGCTGGGTGAATCCGGAGCCGCGCGTCCGCTATCACCTGGTCGTCATCGGCGCCGGCACGGGCGGACTCGTGAGCGCATCGATCGCGGCGGGGCTCGGCGCGCGCGTGGCGCTCATCGAACGGCATCTCATGGGCGGCGATTGCCTCAACGTGGGCTGCGTGCCGTCAAAGGCCGTCATCCGCGCGGCGCGTTCGTGGGCGGACGCGCGGGCGAGCGCCGCGGAGTTCGGCGGGCCGGCGGCAGCCGGCGCCGGCGATTTCGACCGCGCAATGGAGCGGATGCGCCGGCTCCGTGCGGGGATCAGTCCGATCGACGGCGCGCCGCGCTATCGCGAGCTCGGGGTGGACGTCTTTCTGGGCGACGCCCGCTTCACCGGATCGGACAGCATCGAGGTGGGCGGCCGGACGCTTCGGTTTCGCCGCGCGATCGTCGCGACCGGTGCGCGCGCCACGACGCCACGCGTTCCAGGGCTCGCCGAGGTTGGCTATCTGACCAACGAGACGGTCTTCACGCTCACCGAGCTGCCCGCGCGGCTCGTCGTCATCGGCGCGGGGCCGATCGGATGCGAGCTGGCGCAGGCCTTCGCGCGGTTCGGCAGCCGGGTCACGGTCGTCAACAACTCGGCCCACGCGCTCCCGCGCGAGGACATGGACGCGGCGCGCATCGTGGAGCACGCGATGGAGCGCGACGGCGTCATCTTCATCCACGAGGCGAAGAGCCTCGCGGCCGAGCGGATCGGCGCCGACCGTGTGGTGGTCGTGGAGCGGGGCGGCCGGGAGGAGCGGATCGCGGGCGACCAGATCCTCATCGCGGTGGGGCGTGCGGCGAACGTCGAGGGGCTTGGGCTCGATGCGGCCGGCGTGCGCTACGGCCCCAAAGGCGTCGTGGTGGACGATCGGCTCCGCACAAGCAATCGCCGGATCTACGCGGTTGGAGACGTCGCATCGAAGTACCAGTTCACCCACGCTGCGGATTTCCTCGCCCGCACCGCAGTCCGGAATGCGCTCTTCTTCGGCCGCGCAAAGGCGAGCGCGCTGCTGGTGCCGTGGTGCACGTACACCAGCCCCGAGATCGCGCACGTCGGGATCTACGAGCGGGACGCGCGCGAGGCCGGCCGCGAGATCGAGACGCTCACGATTCCGTTGGAGGAGGTCGATCGCGCCGTGCTCGATGGCGAGACCGAGGGCTTCTTCCGGGTGCACCTGGCGAAGGGGAGCGACCGGATTCTCGGTGCCACGCTCGTGGCGGAGCACGCGGGCGACATGATCAGCGAGATCACCGCCGCAATGGTGAACGGCGTCGGACTGGGCGGCATCGGGAACGCGATCCATCCGTATCCGACGCAGGCCGAAGTTTTCCGCAAGGCCGCGGATACGTGGCGGCGGGGCAAGCTCACCCCGCGGATGCGGCGGCTCT
This window encodes:
- a CDS encoding TVP38/TMEM64 family protein, whose product is MAKEQVASADLPVNVQPGGNARSGTYRNVIRIVLAVAATVAFILLGRKLGAYVPAFTAWVHGLGAWGPIAFIAGYVAATIAFVPGSLLTLAAGAIFGLLLGTLYVFIGASLGATAAFLIARYLARGAVERKLEGNERFAAIDRAIGREGRKIVLLLRLSPVFPFNLLNYGLGLTQVRLGDYVVACVGMLPGTILYVYSGMIVGDVAALAGGAAPQHGPGYYGVLALGAAATLVVTTIVTRAARRALREVTDDAGRPNA
- a CDS encoding mercuric reductase — protein: MTPAAPTHSAAGTVAAEAGPVRVEPFDRYNRALVANAHPDGWVNPEPRVRYHLVVIGAGTGGLVSASIAAGLGARVALIERHLMGGDCLNVGCVPSKAVIRAARSWADARASAAEFGGPAAAGAGDFDRAMERMRRLRAGISPIDGAPRYRELGVDVFLGDARFTGSDSIEVGGRTLRFRRAIVATGARATTPRVPGLAEVGYLTNETVFTLTELPARLVVIGAGPIGCELAQAFARFGSRVTVVNNSAHALPREDMDAARIVEHAMERDGVIFIHEAKSLAAERIGADRVVVVERGGREERIAGDQILIAVGRAANVEGLGLDAAGVRYGPKGVVVDDRLRTSNRRIYAVGDVASKYQFTHAADFLARTAVRNALFFGRAKASALLVPWCTYTSPEIAHVGIYERDAREAGREIETLTIPLEEVDRAVLDGETEGFFRVHLAKGSDRILGATLVAEHAGDMISEITAAMVNGVGLGGIGNAIHPYPTQAEVFRKAADTWRRGKLTPRMRRLFARYFRLLG
- the pxpB gene encoding 5-oxoprolinase subunit PxpB, yielding MAPVIAPLGDSALAVTLAEGAAPATSALAARFAARVRRRMLPGVRDVVSAYGTVTVYFDPRSADPDGIEPVLRALLGAPETDDTHDPRGRLHVIPVRYAGPDLAEVAERTGLSQREVVRRHASPTYEVCFLGFVPGFAYLGPLDPALVLPRRAEPRRRVPAGSVAVAGAQTGIYPFETPGGWHLIGHTDVMLFDPTSDPPNLLAAGDRIRFEPLDA
- a CDS encoding 5-oxoprolinase subunit PxpA — protein: MPTPTPASTTIDLNADLGEGFGIWAPAADAELLPLVTSANIACGFHAGDPVRMRETVALAAAHGVAIGAHPGYPDLQGFGRRELDASPAEIAAYALYQVGALDAVARAAGTRVRYVKPHGALYHRLARDRDAARAFAAAIHDLDRELTVLGPEGSALLAAARSAGLEARREAFIDRGYGPDGILVPRGREGALASDPVAAAERAVRIVREGLVKAVDGTDVPVAADSLCIHGDGRHAAELLRAVRARFEAEGIAVAPFAR
- a CDS encoding GlsB/YeaQ/YmgE family stress response membrane protein gives rise to the protein MSIIAWIILGLIAGWIASKIVNKTGEGVVVDIILGIIGAVVGGWIFNRFGTAGVTGFNVWSLIVAIIGAVVLLLIYHAIVGSSRRTV
- a CDS encoding ATP-dependent metallopeptidase FtsH/Yme1/Tma family protein, which codes for MQARKQSRTFWRAILTQPSLWAGILITLLLVGLGLGIRTLRAPLAPAELTYSALLSALDARQVASLEIDPGRELRGRMRPGAGTPGARETGFRVVYTSPTLDEVLHRAEAMGVTVAFTEREQHDRMAALNLLVVLAGFAVLGILLKRGLATQGGHGSLGEESPSSTTFANVAGNEGTVAELKEVVEFLRDPEKFGRIGARAPKGVLMFGPPGTGKTLMARAVAGEAGVPFFAISGSEVTGFLVGLGVARVKNLFRRARKRGGVIFIDEIDAIGSRRGANRSHNEDDRTLNQLLVEMDGFSQREGVLVIGATNRPEDLDPALRRPGRFDRSVSVGLPSADEREAILRLHVLERAVPVGQDVDLGRLARLMPQSSGADLANLVNEAAIVAARQGAVAVAWGHIESARDRLLLGKERTGFRASDGEWQIVAVHEAGHALAGVLCCPEDGLHKVTIQPRGQAMGVAFFSPADDLHLHSRRYLESQILKGLAGRAAEEIVFGPALVTSGARSDLQQTTRIAKEMVYSLGMGQSTGLVAYDPALPLSTETHATMDRDVKEIIEGLYARVRQLIETHRAALEALARALLERETIGGEEAVAILAANGAEPATYAS
- a CDS encoding biotin-dependent carboxyltransferase family protein — translated: MITIVAAPPFATVQDTGRQGHRAAGVPPGGAMDPVSLAAGNLLVGNPPDAAAIEWYIGAGELRFDRPTRFTLTGAAVTAELSGRPAENWQPLSAAAGDVLRVDSFTTGAWLYFSVAGGVAVPLSLGSRSTYLPAHFGGLQGRLLRTGDQLPLGASPRHRDAGPVSPTAFAASAARTASLSPFNPDPIAVMPGPARQLLPIHAWARLLSECRLSPYVSRMGYRFETPLLPIDSPPDSPSVPSLPGSVQLPPGGAPIVLMNDGPTVGGYPVIAVVATADLGRLAQRRPGEPVRFVEITRAEARARFATLEVALARLAPSP